One window of Triticum dicoccoides isolate Atlit2015 ecotype Zavitan chromosome 5A, WEW_v2.0, whole genome shotgun sequence genomic DNA carries:
- the LOC119304308 gene encoding formyltetrahydrofolate deformylase 2, mitochondrial-like — translation MEGRQLSLPLGVIIKFPQRKWGEGLYLLMVRLGSSSAHVSSNHDRPTDNHVMRFLQRHEIPYQYLPTTSANKREQEILEPIEGKDFVVLARYMQVMSDSFLQSYGKDIINIHICNRPSMLG, via the exons ATGGAAGGGCGGCAACTCTCCCTGCCCCTGGGGGTCATAATAAAGTTTCCCCAGAGAAAATGGGGGGAAGGACTCTACCTACTAATGGTGAGACTAGGCTCCTCCTCAGCTCATGTATCAAG CAACCACGATCGACCTACAGATAATCATGTCATGCGTTTTCTTCAGAGGCACGAAATACCCTATCAGTACTTACCAACGACTTCTGCGAATAAAAGAGAACAAGAGATATTAGAACCGATTGAAGGTAAAGATTTCGTTGTGCTGGCGAGATATATGCAG GTGATGTCTGACAGCTTTCTTCAATCATACGGGAAAGATATTATTAATATTCACATTTGTAACAG gccttcaatgctggggtga
- the LOC119304306 gene encoding VAN3-binding protein-like isoform X2, with product MDMDRVCKRRLGMPPALLLARHGMDDQMPASSAAVPPPQTPMEPMEYLSRSWSVSADEISKALLLKGSSKRSFFAPVDSLLPPHTTALPETETTSYELLAAPAASGQQLQHQHLDATRSSISCRRHSNSVTRWYFQHKEAAGHRGRDKARADRAQAHAMVSMAQVSAAVAAVTAATSCDSQDSKIAAAMESATKLLASHCAEAAQLAGAGHEQVSSTVRSAVGVTGPGDLMTLTVAAATALRGAAALKKRIQREARSNSSVIPYDKAPSWSPDIWCKEGKLLKRTRKGDLHKRRVSVYINKRSQVILKLKSKHIGGALSKNNKSVVYGVYSELPEWTEPGKGLPETCCFGLSTAQGLIEFKCESSTSKQSWVHGVQNLLQQVDVADQVGHRLETLKLNWCS from the exons ATGGACATGGACAGAGTTTGCAAGAGACGGCTGGGCATGCCTCCTGCTCTTCTTCTCGCCCGTCACGGCATGGATGACCAGATGCCTGCGTCGTCAGCGGCGGTGCCTCCGCCGCAAACCCCCATGGAGCCCATGGAGTACCTGTCCAGGTCCTGGAGCGTGTCCGCCGACGAGATATCCAAGGCTCTGCTGCTCAAAGGGAGCAGCAAACGGAGCTTTTTCGCCCCCGTTGACAGTCTTCTTCCACCACACACGACTGCCTTGCCGGAGACAGAGACCACCTCCTACGAGCTCCTCGCCGCACCCGCCGCCTCCGGTCAACAGCTCCAGCACCAACAT CTAGATGCAACAAGGAGCTCCATCAGCTGTCGCCGCCATTCCAACTCGGTAACCAGGTGGTATTTCCAACACAAGGAGGCTGCAGGCCACAGGGGAAGAGACAAGGCACGCGCCGACCGAGCCCAGGCGCACGCGATGGTCTCCATGGCCCAGGTGTCCGCCGCGGTAGCAGCCGTCACTGCAGCCACCAGCTGTGACAGCCAGGACTCCAAGATAGCTGCAGCCATGGAGTCTGCCACCAAGCTTCTGGCTTCACACTGCGCCGAGGCAGCCCAACTTGCAGGGGCTGGTCATGAGCAGGTGTCCTCTACTGTCCGGTCTGCAGTTGGTGTCACCGGTCCGGGTGATCTGATGACGCTCACAGTGGCCGCAGCGACAG CTTTGAGAGGAGCTGCGGCGCTGAAGAAGAGGATCCAGCGCGAGGCGAGAAGCAATTCCAGCGTCATTCCTTATGACAAGGCCCCTTCCTGGAGTCCTGATATCTGGTGCAAGGAAGGCAAGCTGCTAAAACGCACAAGAAAAG GGGATTTACACAAGAGACGGGTATCAGTCTACATTAACAAGAGATCACAG GTCATATTGAAGCTGAAGAGCAAACACATTGGAGGTGCGCTATCAAAAAACAATAAAAG TGTGGTTTATGGGGTATACAGTGAGCTCCCAGAGTGGACCGAGCCAGGGAAAGGCTTACCAGAGACATGCTGCTTTGGCTTGAGTACAGCACAGGGCCTGATTGAGTTCAAGTGTGAGAGCAGCACCAGTAAACAGAGCTGGGTTCATGGTGTGCAAAATCTGCTCCAGCAGGTTGATGTAGCTGACCAAGTAGGGCACAGGCTAGAAACACTAAAACTCAACTGGTGCAGTTAG
- the LOC119304306 gene encoding VAN3-binding protein-like isoform X1 — protein sequence MDMDRVCKRRLGMPPALLLARHGMDDQMPASSAAVPPPQTPMEPMEYLSRSWSVSADEISKALLLKGSSKRSFFAPVDSLLPPHTTALPETETTSYELLAAPAASGQQLQHQHLDATRSSISCRRHSNSVTRWYFQHKEAAGHRGRDKARADRAQAHAMVSMAQVSAAVAAVTAATSCDSQDSKIAAAMESATKLLASHCAEAAQLAGAGHEQVSSTVRSAVGVTGPGDLMTLTVAAATALRGAAALKKRIQREARSNSSVIPYDKAPSWSPDIWCKEGKLLKRTRKGDLHKRRVSVYINKRSQVILKLKSKHIGGALSKNNKMSSQSGPSQGKAYQRHAALA from the exons ATGGACATGGACAGAGTTTGCAAGAGACGGCTGGGCATGCCTCCTGCTCTTCTTCTCGCCCGTCACGGCATGGATGACCAGATGCCTGCGTCGTCAGCGGCGGTGCCTCCGCCGCAAACCCCCATGGAGCCCATGGAGTACCTGTCCAGGTCCTGGAGCGTGTCCGCCGACGAGATATCCAAGGCTCTGCTGCTCAAAGGGAGCAGCAAACGGAGCTTTTTCGCCCCCGTTGACAGTCTTCTTCCACCACACACGACTGCCTTGCCGGAGACAGAGACCACCTCCTACGAGCTCCTCGCCGCACCCGCCGCCTCCGGTCAACAGCTCCAGCACCAACAT CTAGATGCAACAAGGAGCTCCATCAGCTGTCGCCGCCATTCCAACTCGGTAACCAGGTGGTATTTCCAACACAAGGAGGCTGCAGGCCACAGGGGAAGAGACAAGGCACGCGCCGACCGAGCCCAGGCGCACGCGATGGTCTCCATGGCCCAGGTGTCCGCCGCGGTAGCAGCCGTCACTGCAGCCACCAGCTGTGACAGCCAGGACTCCAAGATAGCTGCAGCCATGGAGTCTGCCACCAAGCTTCTGGCTTCACACTGCGCCGAGGCAGCCCAACTTGCAGGGGCTGGTCATGAGCAGGTGTCCTCTACTGTCCGGTCTGCAGTTGGTGTCACCGGTCCGGGTGATCTGATGACGCTCACAGTGGCCGCAGCGACAG CTTTGAGAGGAGCTGCGGCGCTGAAGAAGAGGATCCAGCGCGAGGCGAGAAGCAATTCCAGCGTCATTCCTTATGACAAGGCCCCTTCCTGGAGTCCTGATATCTGGTGCAAGGAAGGCAAGCTGCTAAAACGCACAAGAAAAG GGGATTTACACAAGAGACGGGTATCAGTCTACATTAACAAGAGATCACAG GTCATATTGAAGCTGAAGAGCAAACACATTGGAGGTGCGCTATCAAAAAACAATAAAA TGAGCTCCCAGAGTGGACCGAGCCAGGGAAAGGCTTACCAGAGACATGCTGCTTTGGCTTGA
- the LOC119304307 gene encoding formyltetrahydrofolate deformylase 1, mitochondrial-like gives MLSLARRPLSAAVPAGNLLGIHLFQCPDAVGIVAKLSECIASRGGNIHSVDVFVPDDAPVFYARSEFTYNPRLWPRDVLRTDFLRLSDCFGAQKSTVRVPDIDPKYKIAVLASKQDHCLFDLLHRWQEGRLPVDIHCVISNHDRPVDNHVMRFLQRHEIPYHYLPTTSGNKREQEILELIEGTDFVVLARYMQVMSEGFLKAYGKDIINIHHGLLPSFKGGSPSRQAFNAGVKLIGATSHFVTPELDAGPIIEQMVERVSHRDTLHSFVVKSENLEKQCLAEAIKSYCELRVLPYEVMKTVVF, from the exons ATGCTCTCCCTCGCCCGCCGCCCGCTCTCCGCCGCCGTCCCCGCCGGAAACCTCCTCGGCATCCACCTCTTCCAGTGCCCC GACGCGGTGGGCATCGTGGCCAAGCTGTCCGAGTGCATCGCCTCCCGCGGCGGCAACATCCACAGCGTCGACGTCTTCGTTCCCGACGACGCCCCCGTCTTCTACGCCCGCAG TGAGTTCACCTACAACCCGAGGCTCTGGCCGCGCGACGTGCTTCGCACCGACTTCCTCCGTCTGTCAGACTGCTTCGGTGCACAAAAGTCTACTGTGCGAGTACCTGACATTGACCCCAAGTACAAGATTGCAGTCCTCGCGTCCAAGCAG GACCATTGTTTGTTTGACTTGCTGCATAGATGGCAAGAAGGCAGACTCCCAGTTGACATTCATTGTGTGATAAG CAACCATGATCGACCTGTAGATAATCATGTGATGCGTTTTCTTCAGAGGCACGAAATCCCCTATCATTACTTACCTACGACTTCTGGGAATAAAAGGGAACAGGAGATACTAGAATTGATTGAAGGTACAGATTTTGTTGTGCTGGCAAGATATATGCAG GTAATGTCTGAAGGCTTTCTTAAAGCATATGGGAAAGATATTATTAATATTCACCATGGCCTCCTTCCCTCGTTCAAAGGAGGAAGTCCTTCTAGACAG gccttcaatgctggggtgaagtTGATTGGTGCAACTAGCCATTTTGTTACTCCAGAACTTGATGCTGGGCCAATTATTGAGCAGATG GTTGAACGGGTTTCTCACAGAGACACGTTACATAGCTTTGTTGTGAAGTCTGAGAACCTTGAGAAGCAGTGCCTGGCAGAAGCTATCAAGTCATACTGCGAGCTCCGTGTGCTACCATATGAAGTGATGAAGACTGTTGTGTTTTGA
- the LOC119304310 gene encoding uncharacterized protein LOC119304310 isoform X2, whose amino-acid sequence MELEAPSPARYLLGAAIMMAGVVLPLAYMIFRSKRSSSAAAASVSSIASAAPSSSFSKQT is encoded by the coding sequence ATGGAGCTGGAGGCGCCGTCGCCGGCGAGGTACCTGCTGGGCGCGGCGATCATGATGGCCGGCGTCGTGCTCCCGCTCGCCTACATGATCTTCCGCAGcaagcgctcctcctccgccgccgccgcctccgtctcctccatcgcctccgccgccccctcctcctccttctccaagcAGACGTAG
- the LOC119304310 gene encoding uncharacterized protein LOC119304310 isoform X1 codes for MELEAPSPARYLLGAAIMMAGVVLPLAYMIFRSKRSSSAAAASVSSIASAAPSSSFSKQTSKGLF; via the exons ATGGAGCTGGAGGCGCCGTCGCCGGCGAGGTACCTGCTGGGCGCGGCGATCATGATGGCCGGCGTCGTGCTCCCGCTCGCCTACATGATCTTCCGCAGcaagcgctcctcctccgccgccgccgcctccgtctcctccatcgcctccgccgccccctcctcctccttctccaagcAGAC GAGCAAGGGGCTCTTCTGA